The following coding sequences are from one Bacteroidota bacterium window:
- a CDS encoding T9SS type A sorting domain-containing protein — translation MKLKIVLATIWIFGAGLYGISQPLTKCFEIERILVDACSSVEGENEMVYFQVGPAPLNTSNLSVEWATTANPWLSVCQNGQTNIKTDSLNNSIMSCGRLIQPIGGVLPANARVILITSTNVSALANSFANLSDTLYVIYQCFGNTQGHFGNSGSAGIKTLIMKFANGGCADTVKYQPSSLVNINGATGGSSTLQDGSSVAFTWDGIATYYNNGCVAPFIPSFVDAGPDTSVCVGTPIQLHGMNEGVSGYSWFSSQGTFDTSTILTPVFTPQTGISSFVQVILSGFTACDTIYDTLLVNLSSGSAPLLTIDKPLICASDSAQICAPSGFASYLWNNGKTTACFQTNLAGNYYVQVTDGGGCDGTSQPVALNVRPQPSVSIIRQGDTLSSYGAVAYQWLLNNQEISGATAAVYIARQSGLYSVEITDNFGCKATSTGIDIFISGVKEIDYTGFVHVYPNPTNDWLNVSLVNNADTRTYFNLYDALGQKMLHRQLSESSARLSISQLSKGTYFWDIEQGENRMARGKVLIR, via the coding sequence ATGAAATTGAAAATTGTATTGGCGACTATCTGGATATTTGGAGCAGGGCTTTATGGAATATCTCAACCTCTTACAAAATGTTTTGAAATTGAGCGAATCCTCGTAGATGCTTGCAGTTCGGTGGAAGGAGAAAATGAAATGGTATATTTTCAAGTGGGTCCTGCGCCATTGAATACTTCTAACCTGAGCGTAGAATGGGCGACAACGGCCAATCCGTGGCTTTCAGTTTGTCAGAACGGACAGACTAATATTAAAACAGATTCTTTAAATAACAGCATTATGTCCTGTGGCAGATTGATTCAGCCAATTGGGGGGGTGTTGCCGGCCAATGCTAGGGTGATACTGATTACAAGTACGAATGTAAGCGCGCTGGCTAATTCCTTCGCCAACCTAAGTGATACGCTCTATGTGATTTATCAATGTTTCGGCAATACACAAGGACATTTTGGCAACAGTGGAAGTGCCGGAATTAAAACGCTGATTATGAAGTTTGCTAATGGCGGTTGCGCTGATACAGTTAAATATCAACCATCCTCATTGGTGAATATCAATGGTGCGACCGGTGGTAGTTCAACTCTTCAGGACGGTTCTTCGGTGGCATTTACTTGGGATGGAATAGCCACCTACTATAATAACGGCTGTGTGGCTCCTTTTATACCTTCTTTTGTTGATGCCGGTCCAGACACATCCGTTTGTGTAGGAACGCCTATTCAACTTCATGGAATGAATGAGGGGGTTAGTGGCTATAGTTGGTTTTCGTCACAGGGCACGTTTGACACTTCTACCATCTTAACCCCGGTTTTCACTCCACAGACTGGAATTTCCTCTTTTGTTCAGGTAATTCTTTCGGGATTTACCGCCTGCGACACTATCTATGATACTTTGCTCGTGAATTTATCTTCCGGGAGCGCGCCCTTGCTCACCATTGACAAGCCTCTAATATGCGCCAGCGATTCGGCACAGATTTGTGCTCCATCAGGGTTTGCTAGTTATCTATGGAATAATGGAAAAACTACTGCTTGTTTTCAAACTAATCTTGCCGGCAACTATTATGTACAGGTGACAGATGGTGGAGGATGTGATGGCACTTCGCAACCCGTTGCGTTGAACGTGCGTCCGCAGCCATCGGTTTCAATTATCCGACAGGGCGATACACTTTCGTCTTATGGAGCCGTTGCATACCAATGGTTGCTTAATAATCAAGAAATATCGGGAGCTACTGCTGCGGTTTATATTGCGCGTCAAAGCGGTTTGTATTCTGTAGAAATCACAGATAATTTTGGTTGCAAAGCCACCTCTACAGGTATTGATATTTTTATTTCAGGAGTTAAGGAAATAGATTATACTGGTTTTGTACACGTGTACCCGAATCCTACAAACGACTGGCTGAATGTTTCTCTTGTGAATAATGCCGATACCAGAACTTATTTCAACCTTTATGATGCCTTGGGACAGAAGATGCTTCACCGCCAATTATCTGAATCTTCTGCACGGCTCAGCATCAGCCAGTTGTCAAAAGGAACCTATTTCTGGGATATCGAGCAAGGTGAAAACCGGATGGCGAGAGGTAAAGTATTGATCAGATAG
- a CDS encoding translation initiation factor IF-3 — protein MSTFQRPFNPRYSRTPFKREPEHHINERIKHLEVRLVGENITPGIYPIRKALDMAIEKGMDLVEISPTANPPVCKIVDYNKFLYEKKRKEKEIKAHAKKVEVKEIRFTPNTDDHDIEFKAKHAESFLKDGNKVRTFVMFRGRSIVFKERGELLLLQFADRLKDFAIVEQLPALEGKKMFMTLAPKSKKK, from the coding sequence TTGAGCACCTTTCAGCGCCCCTTTAACCCTCGATACAGCAGGACACCTTTCAAAAGAGAACCCGAACATCACATTAACGAACGAATTAAGCATCTGGAAGTTCGTTTGGTTGGTGAAAATATTACACCCGGCATTTATCCTATTCGCAAAGCCTTAGACATGGCTATTGAGAAAGGTATGGATTTGGTAGAAATTTCTCCAACCGCCAATCCCCCGGTTTGCAAAATCGTTGACTACAATAAATTTCTCTACGAAAAGAAGCGAAAAGAGAAAGAGATTAAAGCACATGCCAAAAAGGTGGAGGTGAAAGAAATTCGTTTCACACCGAATACGGACGACCACGACATTGAATTCAAAGCAAAGCATGCCGAAAGTTTTCTGAAAGATGGAAATAAAGTAAGGACATTCGTTATGTTCCGGGGGCGGTCTATTGTTTTTAAGGAAAGAGGAGAGTTGCTACTGCTTCAATTTGCTGATCGGCTCAAGGACTTTGCCATTGTAGAACAATTGCCTGCATTGGAAGGCAAGAAAATGTTTATGACCTTGGCTCCTAAAAGTAAGAAAAAATAA
- a CDS encoding TetR/AcrR family transcriptional regulator, which translates to MKNKEFTERQIEIMEAATFRIDRFGIQELTIKNLAADLHLSEAALYRHFKSKNEILLGLLTYFIFEMNERIATIVADKKKQPSELLRKIFASQLNSFTQKPAIVSVIFSEGIFQFNKELSAKVSDMMALMQKNIQALITKGQNEGVYGRILGAEPITTIIMGSMRMVVLKWKLSGNKSNLTTDGKSVLDGLLKMIEK; encoded by the coding sequence ATGAAAAATAAAGAATTTACAGAAAGGCAAATTGAAATTATGGAAGCGGCAACGTTTCGCATTGACAGATTTGGAATACAAGAGTTAACCATAAAAAATTTAGCCGCTGATTTGCATTTGTCTGAGGCAGCGTTGTATCGTCATTTCAAGAGTAAAAACGAAATATTACTCGGACTATTAACGTATTTTATTTTTGAAATGAATGAGCGCATTGCCACTATAGTAGCCGATAAGAAAAAACAACCTTCCGAACTTTTGAGAAAAATATTTGCGTCACAACTGAACAGCTTTACACAAAAGCCTGCCATCGTTAGCGTGATTTTTTCTGAAGGGATATTTCAATTTAATAAAGAATTAAGTGCTAAGGTTTCAGACATGATGGCTCTGATGCAAAAAAATATCCAAGCACTAATTACAAAAGGTCAGAACGAAGGAGTTTATGGGAGAATATTAGGTGCAGAACCTATCACCACTATAATTATGGGTAGCATGAGAATGGTAGTTTTAAAATGGAAGCTATCCGGTAATAAATCTAACCTGACAACTGATGGGAAAAGTGTATTAGACGGGCTTTTGAAAATGATAGAAAAATGA
- a CDS encoding DUF3365 domain-containing protein — protein MSLVLEAKIKRVSDQPRNTANAANEAELSYIKKWKEAKMIGEEQPPTVTEIDGKMVGYYPIITNQMCLQCHGKPNVEINTATLRRIKQLYPTDQAIGYAENEIRGIFVVEMNKK, from the coding sequence ATGTCGCTAGTGTTGGAAGCAAAAATAAAGCGGGTGAGCGATCAGCCTAGAAATACAGCTAATGCAGCTAACGAAGCCGAACTTTCTTATATCAAGAAATGGAAAGAAGCAAAAATGATAGGCGAGGAGCAGCCTCCTACCGTTACAGAAATTGATGGTAAAATGGTGGGCTACTATCCTATCATCACAAACCAAATGTGTCTGCAATGTCATGGCAAACCCAATGTGGAAATTAATACGGCTACACTCAGAAGAATTAAACAGCTATATCCTACAGACCAAGCCATTGGGTATGCCGAAAACGAAATTAGAGGAATTTTTGTTGTCGAAATGAATAAAAAGTAA
- a CDS encoding DUF302 domain-containing protein: MKYYHSKTIAGTTIAAIRLKVEEELKKQGFGVLTEIDLQATMKKKLDKDYLPHIILGACNPVYADKVLSIEPTISTMLPCNVTLRELENGDVEVAMIAPAAAMGAIGNDALAQAATEVEKKLTTVLNNI, translated from the coding sequence ATGAAATACTACCATTCAAAAACAATCGCAGGAACTACCATCGCAGCTATCCGCCTAAAGGTAGAAGAGGAGTTGAAGAAGCAAGGTTTTGGTGTGCTTACCGAAATTGATTTGCAAGCTACCATGAAAAAGAAACTGGATAAGGATTATTTGCCACATATAATTTTAGGGGCTTGCAATCCGGTATATGCTGATAAGGTTCTGAGTATTGAGCCGACCATTAGCACCATGTTACCTTGTAATGTAACCCTGCGTGAATTAGAAAACGGGGATGTTGAAGTAGCAATGATTGCACCAGCAGCAGCTATGGGCGCTATTGGGAATGATGCTCTAGCACAGGCAGCAACTGAAGTAGAGAAAAAGCTAACGACGGTTTTAAACAATATCTAA
- a CDS encoding OsmC family protein yields MDKHSYQVALNWKEGRMGIMSSDVLPTKIEVATPPEFEKGVAGIWSPEHLFTASVLSCFMTTFLAIAEYSKLEFESFDCDAEGILDKVEGKFLMTEINLTAKLKINDLGKSEKVERVLQKSEAACLISNSIKTKVNLTCEIS; encoded by the coding sequence ATGGACAAACACAGTTATCAAGTTGCTTTGAATTGGAAAGAAGGAAGAATGGGCATCATGTCTTCTGATGTATTGCCGACTAAAATTGAAGTAGCAACACCTCCGGAATTTGAAAAGGGTGTTGCGGGGATTTGGTCGCCGGAGCATTTATTCACCGCATCGGTTTTGAGTTGTTTTATGACTACCTTTTTAGCCATAGCTGAATACTCAAAGTTGGAATTTGAAAGTTTTGATTGCGATGCCGAGGGCATATTGGATAAGGTGGAAGGTAAATTTTTAATGACTGAAATTAATCTTACTGCCAAGCTTAAAATAAACGATTTGGGGAAATCGGAGAAAGTAGAACGTGTATTGCAAAAATCGGAAGCCGCCTGTTTAATATCTAATTCAATAAAGACTAAAGTAAACTTGACTTGTGAAATAAGCTAG
- a CDS encoding efflux RND transporter periplasmic adaptor subunit has protein sequence MNTRASILKKVLYFIIPLVLIVFVVIKLKTNKEITQGKVYQFDKSQPIHVQVDTLHFENVNAESSYSGTFEPNKETKISAEIQGKINTVLVDVGSPVSKGQSLVLLDNSLLKLQLQTIEVQIDGIEADVNRYAILSKADAIQGIQLEKAELGLKSAKVQRATLVEQISKTTIKAPFDGLVTAKLSEEGAFAAPGVPLLQITDIAILKFTINVPENDLKQFRLSQSYPISADAYPEIAFMGKTIMIGSKANMGSSFPVQFSVNNTSDMKIKSGMFGQVSLENDTQEKGIVIPTSIITGSANEPQVYLVQDGKAILKDIAISNKMQNRAVVSSGLNEDDVVVTSGFINLFDGANVVVK, from the coding sequence ATGAATACAAGAGCATCTATCTTAAAGAAGGTATTATACTTTATCATACCCTTGGTGTTAATTGTCTTTGTAGTAATTAAGCTAAAAACCAACAAAGAAATCACACAAGGTAAGGTCTATCAATTCGATAAAAGTCAACCTATTCATGTTCAGGTGGATACGTTACATTTTGAGAATGTGAATGCTGAATCATCCTATTCAGGAACATTTGAACCTAATAAGGAAACTAAAATTAGTGCTGAAATACAGGGGAAAATCAATACTGTTTTAGTTGATGTTGGAAGCCCCGTAAGTAAAGGTCAATCTTTAGTGCTGCTGGATAATTCACTATTGAAACTGCAACTGCAAACTATTGAAGTGCAAATTGATGGTATAGAGGCTGATGTGAATCGTTATGCGATTTTATCTAAAGCAGACGCCATACAAGGGATACAGTTAGAGAAGGCTGAGTTAGGTTTGAAATCTGCAAAAGTACAAAGAGCGACTTTAGTAGAACAAATAAGCAAAACAACTATCAAAGCGCCTTTTGACGGGTTAGTTACTGCGAAACTTAGTGAAGAGGGAGCATTCGCAGCACCGGGAGTTCCTTTACTTCAAATAACAGACATCGCAATTTTGAAATTCACAATCAATGTTCCTGAGAATGATTTAAAGCAGTTTAGGCTAAGTCAAAGCTATCCTATATCAGCGGATGCATATCCTGAAATTGCATTCATGGGGAAAACGATTATGATAGGAAGCAAAGCCAATATGGGAAGTAGTTTCCCCGTACAATTTTCAGTTAACAACACATCCGATATGAAAATTAAATCCGGAATGTTTGGTCAAGTGAGTTTAGAAAACGATACGCAGGAAAAGGGAATTGTTATTCCTACCTCTATTATCACCGGTTCCGCCAATGAACCGCAGGTTTACCTTGTTCAAGATGGGAAGGCGATTCTGAAAGATATTGCTATTTCAAATAAAATGCAAAATAGAGCAGTGGTGTCGAGCGGTTTAAATGAAGATGATGTGGTTGTTACAAGTGGTTTTATAAATCTTTTTGACGGCGCAAATGTAGTGGTCAAATAA
- a CDS encoding efflux RND transporter permease subunit, producing MNITEISIKRPSLIIVLFSVFTLLGVIGYVNLSYELMPDFNQPVVVIKTVYPGAEPNEVETSVSRKIEDALSNLEGVDYLVTKSLPNASIIIANLKYGTDLDKTMQDAQRYIDNIRKDLPQDILSPVMSKVSPNDLPIMSINATSNLAATEFYQKMKDDYLPQIQQIKGVAEITILGGEEREIQVKVNKDKLKLYKISLYQVVEAINRSGLDLPVGKVQTDKENNSVRLTGKFASIEDVKNVQVAMHSLGSPVYVKDVANVIDGIKETTSISRFNGKNGIGLLLKKQGDANAVDVSKLVRARFESIEQQNSNAAVKFIIADDSTDNTIAAVNSVVFDLILAVILVSLVMLLFLRSLRNSIIVIVAIPTSLVTAFAVMWLLGYTLNLMTLLAMSLIIGILVDDAVVVLENIQKHLDKGKEKRIAAMDGRMEIGFAALSITLVDVVVFLPILFLQVFVADMLKQFSIVVITSTLTSLLVGFTLTPWLASRIGKKENLQPTNLFNRFLLWFEDQLERFTNWYGRQLAWVLSHKLIFLGIVLLLFAMTLGIMKQGIIGKELISTGDQGKFRMSLEFDKSTAIEQNNLIAQKIEIYIMQQPEVATVFSNIGGPSTGIGSLGVGSANKTEFTIQLKSKKELKNLPTESFMKKLREELRSKFPSINYSMAALGLIPRSAPIEITLSGSNLNQVMRSGDDLKVIIEKIPGADNVRLSVETGSPEYKIIPDKDKMQRLGLNTAYVGMNLRTALTGNVDASLTDNGTEYPIRIWLDEFSRKNFEDVQQLSIINPMGIPVEVSQFANVEQDNSPSLLERMNRQAAVTLTADALGRPSGTVADDVVTYLKENPLPNGIQMTWGSDIKRQNDSFGALGSVLIISFILIYLIMVALYDSFIYPFVVLFSIPVAAIGAFLALNLSLSNLSLFALLGLIMLMGLVVKNAILIVDFTNQLKAEGIHFKEALIIAGKGRLRPILMTTLAMVFGMLPIALATGTAAEWKNGLAWVIIGGLLSSLILTVFLVPVAYYLVDTVKEKIANRK from the coding sequence ATGAACATAACAGAAATATCTATAAAACGCCCTTCGCTAATAATTGTGCTTTTCAGCGTTTTTACGCTGTTAGGGGTTATCGGGTATGTGAATCTGAGTTATGAATTAATGCCCGATTTTAATCAGCCCGTTGTGGTCATTAAAACGGTTTATCCCGGTGCAGAACCAAACGAAGTAGAGACGTCGGTTTCTCGAAAGATAGAAGATGCCTTATCTAATTTAGAGGGGGTGGATTATTTGGTTACAAAGTCATTGCCGAATGCTTCAATCATTATAGCTAACCTGAAGTATGGAACTGATTTGGACAAAACAATGCAAGACGCACAACGCTATATTGACAATATCCGAAAAGATTTACCACAAGATATTTTGAGTCCTGTGATGAGTAAAGTTTCGCCGAACGATTTGCCTATAATGTCAATCAATGCTACAAGCAATTTAGCTGCAACCGAGTTTTATCAAAAAATGAAAGATGATTATTTGCCTCAAATCCAGCAAATAAAGGGCGTAGCTGAGATTACCATCTTGGGTGGTGAAGAGAGAGAGATACAAGTGAAGGTAAATAAAGACAAGTTGAAGTTGTACAAAATCTCTTTGTATCAGGTTGTTGAAGCCATTAATCGTTCGGGCTTGGATTTGCCAGTAGGAAAAGTTCAAACAGATAAAGAGAATAATTCGGTGCGCTTAACGGGTAAGTTTGCAAGTATTGAGGATGTGAAAAATGTACAAGTGGCAATGCATTCTCTGGGTAGTCCCGTCTATGTTAAGGATGTAGCAAATGTTATAGATGGTATCAAGGAGACGACTTCTATCAGTCGTTTTAATGGTAAAAATGGCATAGGACTTTTATTAAAGAAACAAGGAGATGCCAATGCGGTGGATGTTTCCAAATTAGTTCGTGCAAGATTTGAATCTATTGAACAACAAAATTCAAATGCGGCTGTGAAATTTATTATTGCAGATGATAGCACTGATAACACAATTGCAGCGGTTAATTCTGTTGTTTTTGATTTGATTTTAGCGGTAATCCTTGTTTCGTTGGTCATGCTTCTATTCTTGAGAAGTCTTAGAAATTCAATTATTGTAATTGTCGCTATTCCCACTTCTTTAGTTACTGCGTTTGCGGTGATGTGGCTTTTAGGCTATACACTCAATTTAATGACTTTGCTTGCCATGTCTTTAATCATTGGCATTTTGGTTGACGATGCGGTGGTGGTATTGGAAAACATTCAAAAACATCTGGACAAGGGAAAAGAAAAACGAATTGCTGCAATGGATGGCCGTATGGAGATTGGCTTTGCGGCATTGTCTATCACTTTGGTGGATGTAGTTGTTTTCTTACCCATTCTTTTCTTGCAAGTGTTTGTTGCGGATATGCTCAAGCAATTTTCGATAGTGGTAATTACATCTACGCTTACCAGTTTGTTGGTTGGCTTTACGCTTACACCTTGGCTAGCTTCACGAATTGGTAAGAAAGAAAATTTGCAACCAACCAATCTTTTCAATCGTTTCTTGCTTTGGTTTGAAGATCAGCTTGAGAGATTTACCAATTGGTATGGGCGACAGTTAGCTTGGGTTTTGAGCCATAAACTCATTTTTTTAGGAATTGTTTTATTGCTTTTTGCAATGACCTTAGGTATTATGAAACAAGGGATCATTGGTAAAGAACTTATCTCAACAGGCGATCAAGGAAAGTTTAGAATGTCCTTAGAATTTGACAAGTCAACTGCTATCGAGCAAAATAATTTGATTGCGCAGAAAATTGAAATTTACATCATGCAGCAGCCCGAAGTGGCTACCGTATTCAGCAATATTGGCGGGCCCAGCACCGGTATTGGGAGTTTGGGCGTTGGTTCGGCTAACAAGACTGAATTTACTATTCAGTTAAAGTCGAAAAAGGAACTTAAGAATCTGCCGACAGAATCATTTATGAAAAAACTACGGGAAGAACTGAGATCGAAATTTCCGAGTATAAATTACTCAATGGCTGCTTTGGGTTTAATTCCTCGCTCTGCGCCTATCGAGATTACGTTGAGCGGAAGTAACTTGAATCAAGTAATGCGAAGCGGCGATGATTTAAAAGTAATCATCGAAAAAATACCGGGTGCAGATAATGTGCGTTTATCTGTTGAAACTGGTAGTCCGGAATACAAAATCATTCCTGATAAAGATAAAATGCAACGCCTCGGACTCAACACTGCTTATGTGGGAATGAACCTGAGGACTGCATTAACCGGAAATGTTGATGCCTCTCTTACGGATAATGGAACGGAATATCCAATTAGAATCTGGTTAGATGAATTCAGTCGAAAGAATTTTGAAGATGTGCAGCAACTTTCAATTATTAACCCTATGGGGATTCCGGTGGAAGTGTCGCAATTCGCCAATGTGGAGCAGGACAATTCACCTTCACTATTAGAAAGAATGAACCGCCAAGCGGCTGTAACGCTCACCGCTGACGCGCTGGGCAGACCATCAGGAACTGTAGCAGACGATGTAGTAACTTATCTGAAAGAAAATCCGTTGCCAAATGGAATACAAATGACCTGGGGCAGCGATATCAAGAGGCAGAACGATAGTTTTGGTGCACTGGGCTCCGTTTTGATTATTTCCTTTATACTGATTTACCTAATTATGGTAGCTCTTTACGACAGTTTCATATACCCATTTGTAGTTTTGTTTTCTATTCCGGTTGCTGCTATCGGCGCATTTCTAGCATTGAATCTATCATTAAGCAATCTGAGTTTATTTGCCTTGCTTGGTTTAATTATGCTCATGGGATTGGTAGTGAAAAACGCAATTTTAATTGTAGATTTTACCAACCAATTAAAGGCCGAAGGGATTCACTTCAAAGAAGCATTGATTATCGCAGGAAAAGGAAGATTGCGACCCATCTTAATGACTACGCTCGCTATGGTTTTCGGTATGCTTCCTATTGCATTGGCTACTGGAACAGCCGCCGAATGGAAAAATGGATTAGCATGGGTAATTATCGGTGGCCTACTTTCTTCCTTAATCCTAACCGTATTCTTAGTTCCTGTGGCCTACTATTTAGTGGATACAGTAAAGGAAAAAATTGCAAACCGGAAATAA
- a CDS encoding CoA pyrophosphatase, which translates to MKFNLPIIADLQEELKKPLPGEIARHRLSPAYRPNLTSEQIQSNHPKIGGVLLLLYEKEKSLHFVFIERKKYDGVHSGQMSFPGGKKDVLDKDLIQTALRETEEEIGVPQGVVNILGSLSDLYIPPSNFLVCPTVGFTAEHLFFKPQVEEVERIVEIPLSFFLDEKNVHPDTKITLYDKTVVTAPAFIYNQHVIWGATAIMLSELIFILQRIRNR; encoded by the coding sequence GTGAAATTTAACCTGCCAATAATTGCTGATTTGCAAGAGGAACTTAAAAAGCCATTGCCCGGTGAAATTGCACGTCATCGTTTGTCACCGGCTTATCGTCCTAACTTAACATCGGAACAAATTCAAAGTAATCACCCCAAAATTGGAGGGGTCTTATTATTACTCTATGAAAAAGAGAAGTCACTTCATTTCGTTTTCATCGAACGCAAAAAGTACGATGGCGTTCATAGTGGTCAAATGAGTTTTCCGGGAGGGAAGAAGGATGTGTTGGATAAAGATTTGATACAAACTGCACTTCGAGAAACTGAGGAGGAGATTGGTGTACCGCAGGGTGTCGTTAATATTCTAGGCAGTTTGAGCGACTTATACATTCCTCCCAGTAATTTCTTGGTATGTCCAACGGTGGGTTTTACTGCTGAACACTTATTTTTCAAACCCCAAGTGGAGGAGGTGGAACGCATTGTGGAGATACCATTATCTTTTTTTCTGGATGAAAAGAATGTCCATCCCGATACCAAGATTACGCTCTATGATAAAACGGTGGTCACTGCACCGGCCTTCATCTATAATCAACACGTTATCTGGGGCGCTACGGCTATTATGCTCAGCGAATTAATTTTCATCTTGCAACGGATACGCAACAGATAA
- a CDS encoding ATP-binding cassette domain-containing protein → MEENVIEYSGVNIYQEKKAVLQGINIELKQGEFIYLIGRTGTGKSSFLKTLYADLPVREGEASVCGFNLRKLKTSDVPKLRRKLGIVFQDFQLLSDRTVFDNLDFVLRATGWSLKKKREERIAEVLSEVGLSHLSYKMPHRISGGEQQRLVIARSLLNNPQLLLADEPTGNLDPETSDEIVRLLIRINREHNTSILMATHNYQIIDKYPSQIYSCTENTIQLEKGITVRT, encoded by the coding sequence ATGGAAGAAAACGTAATAGAGTATTCAGGGGTTAATATTTATCAGGAAAAGAAAGCAGTCCTTCAAGGAATAAATATTGAACTGAAGCAGGGAGAGTTTATCTACCTGATTGGCAGAACGGGTACGGGCAAGAGCAGTTTTTTGAAAACATTATATGCTGATTTACCGGTGCGAGAAGGAGAGGCATCGGTATGTGGTTTTAATTTACGCAAACTCAAAACTTCCGATGTGCCAAAACTCCGTAGGAAATTAGGCATTGTATTTCAAGATTTTCAACTCCTGTCAGATAGAACCGTTTTTGATAATCTCGACTTTGTACTTCGTGCTACCGGTTGGTCTTTAAAAAAGAAGAGGGAAGAGCGCATTGCTGAAGTTCTAAGTGAAGTGGGTCTTTCACATCTCAGCTATAAGATGCCCCATCGCATCTCCGGTGGCGAACAACAGCGGCTGGTGATTGCTCGTTCATTGCTGAACAACCCGCAGTTATTGTTGGCCGATGAACCAACCGGAAATCTGGATCCCGAAACCTCCGATGAAATTGTTCGGCTGCTCATCCGCATTAACCGTGAGCATAACACCTCCATCCTGATGGCAACACATAACTATCAAATCATTGATAAATATCCCTCCCAAATTTATAGTTGTACCGAAAATACTATTCAACTGGAAAAGGGAATTACTGTCAGAACATAA